One Coriobacteriia bacterium genomic window carries:
- a CDS encoding ATP-binding protein, whose amino-acid sequence MAPRSRGSIRLWQTGSFIAVVVVAMLILSGSLSAGLKRTLTVQVETGELRNAAALTQRLAPDFQPGTSGMANVKTTVREYRNIYGGGVWVYDSEGDLVESAFDAAPIEPVLEAARLSGSQENASYAASDLRRDGWVVASKPLTSKDGEVLGVVVTSSAVERPVAILAAVRDRLWISFWVSLAVAGLLGFAFSELISGRIRAMSAAAAAIAAGDFEQRLPTTLVPDEIRDLALSYNSMATTLGDAFGALQDSQRQISAVVESMAEGLLALDGRGVVRVANPEALRLLGLTDREVVGAAIATAIDAPEIADLLRDGLAGHQSVRSIELGSSVVLLHCTPLLDSEGTSEGAVLLLADITEQRRIEDAQRRFVADASHEMRTPVAALKGMLELLEDGAKNVPEVRDDFIKTMQLEADRLSRLVADLLTLAKLEAGNLQLEPVSLQAEDLVSDVARVMTTLAEQAGVALVTDTAADLSVDADRDRVVQVLLSFTDNALKHSPRGTRVTLSARALGENVRFEVADQGPGISPDEAARVFERFYRADTSRSGGGGTGLGLAIAKEIVEAHGSHIEVSSTPGDGTVFAFSLARIQNPNNTKT is encoded by the coding sequence ATGGCACCTCGCAGCAGGGGCTCTATCCGTCTGTGGCAGACCGGGTCGTTCATAGCGGTCGTCGTCGTCGCGATGTTGATTCTGTCAGGCTCGCTTTCCGCGGGCCTGAAGAGAACGCTCACCGTGCAGGTCGAAACGGGCGAACTCAGAAACGCAGCGGCGCTGACGCAGCGTCTGGCTCCGGATTTCCAGCCAGGAACGTCGGGCATGGCCAACGTCAAGACGACGGTTCGGGAGTACCGGAACATCTACGGGGGCGGCGTCTGGGTCTATGACAGCGAGGGCGACTTGGTCGAATCCGCCTTCGATGCCGCACCGATCGAGCCGGTGCTGGAGGCCGCTCGGCTGAGCGGATCGCAGGAGAACGCATCGTATGCCGCAAGCGACCTGCGAAGGGACGGCTGGGTCGTCGCGTCCAAACCATTGACGAGCAAAGACGGCGAGGTCCTCGGGGTGGTGGTGACTTCAAGTGCCGTCGAGCGCCCGGTTGCCATTCTGGCGGCGGTGCGTGACCGACTGTGGATCAGTTTCTGGGTCTCGCTCGCGGTTGCGGGTCTTCTCGGCTTCGCGTTCTCCGAACTCATCAGCGGCCGCATCCGCGCCATGTCCGCCGCGGCAGCGGCTATCGCGGCCGGCGACTTCGAGCAGCGGCTGCCCACGACGCTTGTGCCTGACGAGATTCGGGATCTTGCGCTGTCCTACAACTCCATGGCAACCACCCTCGGTGATGCGTTCGGTGCTCTCCAAGACAGCCAACGACAGATCTCGGCCGTGGTCGAATCGATGGCCGAGGGCCTACTGGCTCTCGACGGTCGCGGCGTCGTGCGCGTGGCAAACCCGGAGGCGTTGCGGCTTCTGGGGCTCACCGACCGTGAGGTCGTGGGCGCGGCCATCGCCACCGCGATCGATGCTCCGGAGATCGCCGACCTACTACGCGACGGCCTGGCCGGCCATCAGTCCGTCCGTTCGATCGAGCTGGGCTCCAGCGTGGTACTCCTCCACTGCACCCCACTGCTCGACTCCGAGGGCACAAGTGAAGGTGCCGTCCTTCTGCTGGCAGACATCACCGAACAGCGGCGTATCGAGGACGCACAGCGGCGCTTCGTCGCGGACGCAAGTCATGAGATGCGCACGCCCGTCGCCGCACTCAAGGGAATGCTCGAACTGCTCGAAGATGGAGCGAAGAACGTCCCCGAGGTCAGAGACGATTTCATCAAGACCATGCAGCTCGAGGCCGACAGGCTCAGCAGGCTCGTCGCCGATCTTCTGACGCTCGCCAAGCTCGAAGCGGGCAACCTCCAGCTCGAACCCGTCTCGCTCCAGGCGGAGGACCTCGTGTCAGACGTCGCCCGGGTGATGACCACACTCGCCGAGCAAGCCGGCGTCGCCCTGGTGACCGACACGGCCGCGGATCTGTCGGTGGACGCCGACAGAGACCGGGTGGTCCAGGTCCTTCTGAGCTTCACCGACAACGCCCTCAAGCACTCACCGCGCGGCACCCGCGTCACGCTGAGTGCACGCGCGCTGGGGGAGAACGTCCGTTTCGAGGTGGCTGACCAAGGCCCCGGAATCTCCCCCGACGAGGCGGCACGTGTCTTCGAGCGTTTCTACCGGGCCGACACATCGCGCTCCGGAGGAGGCGGGACGGGTCTCGGCCTCGCGATCGCGAAGGAGATCGTCGAGGCGCACGGCTCCCATATCGAGGTGAGCTCCACGCCAGGCGACGGAACCGTGTTCGCCTTCTCGCTCGCACGCATACAGAACCCTAACAACACGAAAACGTGA
- a CDS encoding response regulator transcription factor, with translation MKKILVVDDEESILKIVDYALTEAGYEVHTAMDGPGAELLFEEIRPSLVILDVMLPGKSGLDIAKDMRAVSGVPIIMLSARGDEVDRILGLEFGADDYVTKPFSPRELVSRVKAILRRVESEPSGKACIEVGELTIDTLSRQVKFAGQPLHLTTSEYGILLHLAKHPGTAYSRQAILAALWDESPVGDERAIDVHIHNIREKIEADPKSPSYLLTVRGYGYRLRES, from the coding sequence GTGAAGAAGATCCTGGTCGTCGACGACGAGGAATCGATCCTCAAGATCGTCGACTACGCCCTCACCGAAGCCGGCTATGAGGTTCACACGGCGATGGATGGGCCCGGTGCCGAACTCCTCTTCGAGGAGATCCGCCCAAGCCTTGTCATTCTCGATGTGATGCTCCCGGGCAAGTCCGGGCTCGATATCGCAAAGGATATGCGCGCTGTATCCGGCGTGCCCATCATCATGCTGTCCGCGCGCGGAGACGAGGTCGACCGCATCCTTGGCCTCGAGTTCGGGGCGGACGACTACGTGACGAAACCCTTTTCGCCCAGAGAACTGGTGAGCCGCGTCAAGGCCATCTTGCGACGCGTAGAATCCGAGCCCTCTGGCAAGGCGTGCATCGAGGTCGGCGAGCTCACCATCGACACGCTGTCGCGCCAGGTGAAGTTCGCCGGCCAACCGCTGCACCTCACGACGTCGGAGTACGGGATACTTCTCCACCTGGCCAAGCACCCCGGGACCGCCTACTCGCGTCAGGCCATTCTCGCGGCGCTCTGGGACGAGTCACCCGTGGGAGACGAACGCGCCATCGACGTCCACATACATAACATCCGCGAGAAGATCGAGGCGGACCCGAAGAGCCCCTCCTACCTGCTCACCGTTCGCGGCTACGGATACCGCCTCAGGGAGTCCTGA
- a CDS encoding 4Fe-4S dicluster domain-containing protein translates to MSHDSNPRRLAEQPLPEGCTVSRRRFLEGIGSAAGLLAAGTVPAIATVAATAANASESVSGEPEPGGGIGYLAEANQSVNYPGKPVHYAEPAGDQKWGMVIDVKACIGCRRCVYACVKENNIGRNAGFTYIQVLEMELGKVDVEHGVLDYEEAGRPDKWYMPVQCMQCAKPTCVYGCPVIATWKEPDGIVVIDYEKCIACRNCMVTCPYDARHFNWVEPEVPKAEVNPKVPLEEKAGVVEKCTFCIQRTRNGQTTVCTEACPVGARKFGDLNDPESEVSILLKTRRVWRLKEEFGTEPMIWYVG, encoded by the coding sequence ATGAGCCACGACAGCAATCCACGCCGACTCGCCGAGCAGCCACTCCCGGAGGGGTGCACCGTATCGAGACGCCGCTTCCTTGAGGGCATCGGGTCCGCAGCCGGCCTTCTCGCCGCAGGCACGGTCCCTGCGATCGCGACCGTGGCGGCGACCGCGGCAAACGCGAGCGAGTCCGTTTCCGGGGAGCCGGAGCCCGGGGGCGGCATCGGATACCTCGCCGAAGCGAATCAATCGGTCAACTACCCCGGCAAGCCCGTTCACTACGCGGAGCCGGCGGGTGATCAGAAGTGGGGCATGGTCATCGATGTGAAAGCCTGCATCGGTTGCCGGCGCTGCGTCTACGCGTGCGTGAAAGAGAACAACATCGGTCGCAACGCGGGTTTCACTTACATCCAGGTGCTCGAGATGGAGCTGGGCAAGGTGGACGTCGAGCACGGCGTGCTCGACTACGAAGAGGCCGGAAGGCCCGACAAGTGGTACATGCCGGTCCAGTGCATGCAGTGCGCGAAGCCGACCTGCGTCTACGGCTGCCCGGTCATCGCGACGTGGAAGGAGCCCGACGGCATCGTGGTCATCGACTACGAGAAGTGCATCGCCTGTCGCAACTGCATGGTGACCTGTCCGTACGATGCGCGTCACTTCAACTGGGTCGAGCCCGAAGTGCCCAAGGCCGAAGTGAACCCGAAGGTCCCGCTCGAAGAGAAGGCGGGAGTGGTGGAGAAGTGCACGTTCTGCATACAGCGGACCCGCAACGGTCAGACCACGGTTTGCACGGAGGCCTGTCCCGTCGGTGCGCGCAAGTTCGGCGACCTGAACGACCCCGAAAGTGAGGTGTCGATCCTGCTCAAGACCCGCCGCGTGTGGCGGCTCAAGGAGGAGTTCGGCACCGAACCGATGATCTGGTACGTGGGGTGA
- the nrfD gene encoding NrfD/PsrC family molybdoenzyme membrane anchor subunit encodes MAIVSTTRPGVKRFIGVDFDLGSLRVAGPRYWAFVSLLFSLVALGVMAWGAALTEGGSVMAMRDDYPWGLWFANYMYYVGLSAGGLVVYASVHLFGAEQFKPLSRVAVLQAGVLVMLALLGIITDMERPARAVWMLLTPNPTSPFVYTGSAANIYMIICFIDLWILITGKGGEKLAFRMTLIALPFAIYLHTTTAFVLALNKSRELWNSAVMVPIFLTSATASGIALLLIVAYIMQHYRVLELTSSMFRSLATLLATVIIIDLFLLVVEMLTIYWPTAAKPGHTIRFSHFLTGEYAKFFLPVLVMGIIAFALLASRKNRHMPAIQITAAALYVVAIFLKRYSLMSMGFVVNPLGQYAPPYVPSLVEVLIALGLAALGVLMMTVAAKVLPLRVPEEEHEAEHRAAHTDAVAVGSLEAG; translated from the coding sequence ATGGCCATCGTCTCAACAACCCGCCCGGGCGTGAAGCGCTTCATCGGAGTGGACTTCGATCTGGGCTCTCTGCGCGTGGCAGGCCCCCGCTACTGGGCCTTTGTGTCGCTGCTGTTCTCCCTGGTCGCCCTCGGTGTGATGGCGTGGGGGGCCGCGCTCACGGAGGGCGGTTCCGTCATGGCGATGCGGGACGACTACCCGTGGGGGCTGTGGTTCGCGAACTATATGTACTACGTCGGGCTGTCCGCCGGCGGGCTCGTCGTCTACGCGAGCGTCCACCTGTTCGGGGCCGAGCAGTTCAAGCCGCTCTCACGCGTGGCGGTGCTGCAGGCGGGGGTCCTCGTCATGCTGGCGCTGCTTGGCATCATCACCGATATGGAGCGCCCCGCGCGGGCTGTCTGGATGCTGCTGACACCCAACCCCACGTCACCATTCGTCTACACCGGTAGTGCCGCCAACATCTACATGATCATTTGCTTCATCGACCTGTGGATCCTCATCACGGGGAAGGGTGGCGAGAAGCTGGCGTTCAGAATGACGCTCATCGCCCTGCCATTCGCCATCTACCTGCACACCACGACAGCGTTCGTGCTGGCGCTCAACAAGTCCCGCGAACTGTGGAACTCCGCGGTCATGGTGCCGATCTTCCTCACGTCGGCGACCGCGTCGGGTATCGCGCTGTTGCTCATTGTCGCCTACATCATGCAGCACTACCGCGTGCTGGAGCTCACTTCGAGCATGTTCCGGAGCCTGGCGACTCTACTCGCCACGGTGATCATCATCGACCTCTTCTTGCTGGTCGTGGAGATGCTCACGATCTACTGGCCCACGGCGGCCAAACCCGGGCACACGATCCGCTTCTCGCACTTCCTCACGGGTGAGTACGCGAAGTTCTTCTTGCCGGTGCTCGTCATGGGCATCATCGCATTCGCCCTGTTGGCAAGTCGGAAGAACAGGCATATGCCGGCGATTCAGATCACGGCCGCGGCCCTGTACGTGGTCGCCATCTTCCTCAAGCGCTACTCCCTGATGTCCATGGGATTCGTCGTCAACCCGCTCGGGCAGTACGCGCCGCCCTACGTTCCCAGCCTCGTCGAGGTGCTCATCGCACTGGGACTGGCGGCGCTCGGCGTTCTCATGATGACGGTGGCTGCCAAGGTCCTGCCTTTGCGCGTACCTGAAGAAGAGCATGAGGCCGAGCACCGTGCGGCCCACACCGATGCAGTGGCGGTCGGCTCGCTTGAGGCCGGGTGA
- a CDS encoding cytochrome c3 family protein has protein sequence MGEPRSGRMFRRPIAWVLGAVALLMIVALVVPIVSVLQPRYYERYPELGARMRHWETSTHSRISCIECHVEPGAGGALSFARDAVPAFYAQLLTGPSDTNLLSAPSRAACQKCHTTYRKVGPGGDLLIPHRAHVEVLGIECTDCHENLVHSFNRRGFNRPEMEGCLERCHDGDAAGDECVDCHTRKGTPASHRQADWLRQHGAAAESQECGECHDWTPNYCADCHAQRPASHAGNWKKGHAPHAKIRGDGCLVCHGKPFCEECH, from the coding sequence GTGGGCGAGCCCCGCTCCGGGCGCATGTTCCGCCGTCCGATCGCATGGGTGCTCGGGGCGGTCGCGCTGCTCATGATCGTGGCTTTGGTGGTGCCGATCGTCTCGGTGCTGCAGCCGCGCTACTACGAGCGCTATCCGGAGCTGGGCGCACGCATGCGTCACTGGGAGACGTCGACGCACTCGCGCATCTCGTGCATCGAGTGTCACGTCGAGCCGGGCGCGGGAGGTGCGCTGTCGTTCGCGCGAGACGCGGTGCCTGCCTTCTATGCGCAGCTGCTCACAGGACCGAGCGATACGAACCTGCTCAGCGCCCCGAGCCGTGCGGCCTGCCAGAAGTGCCACACGACCTATCGCAAGGTCGGCCCCGGCGGTGATCTGCTGATTCCGCATCGGGCGCACGTCGAGGTGCTGGGAATCGAGTGCACTGACTGCCATGAGAACCTCGTGCACTCGTTCAATCGTCGTGGGTTCAACCGACCCGAGATGGAAGGGTGCCTCGAGCGCTGCCATGACGGGGACGCCGCGGGCGACGAGTGCGTCGACTGCCATACCCGCAAGGGCACGCCTGCATCTCACAGACAGGCGGATTGGCTCCGCCAACACGGCGCGGCCGCCGAGTCGCAGGAGTGCGGCGAGTGCCACGATTGGACCCCGAACTACTGTGCCGACTGCCATGCACAGCGGCCTGCGTCGCACGCGGGCAACTGGAAGAAGGGGCACGCGCCGCACGCGAAGATCCGTGGCGACGGCTGCTTGGTCTGCCACGGCAAGCCGTTTTGCGAGGAGTGTCACTGA
- a CDS encoding NapC/NirT family cytochrome c, which yields MSDELDPGDASAPIPDTGRSRFRQIAANRRVRMVVAVAFGVFVLVGLLDLGTGSSQLCGSCHEMGARVDSWARSAHNTVRCVECHQPVREWYASPLRVLDRGQLLARDISAHLKGGYQDPVDSSRFSTTPVPDEICLQCHDPKRKATSGYRILIDHVEHAERNGSCISCHVRTAHPIEERSTALSLMSQCYTCHGQPSQPEASGECGVCHPSGFELTPQSHEPAAWKRGHGEVALTDPRQCEMCHEKSFCTDCHGMEMPHPEGWAQGPGGHAQAADLSRDTCGQCHGNRPDMCTMCHHEGYQPTRGSWAKQHYVEVRDRGALYCVDCHSPTYCVRCHVRAATELGTEP from the coding sequence ATGAGTGACGAGCTGGACCCGGGCGACGCTTCCGCACCGATTCCGGATACCGGGCGCTCGCGCTTTCGTCAGATAGCTGCGAATCGGCGAGTACGCATGGTGGTCGCTGTCGCGTTCGGCGTGTTCGTGTTGGTGGGGCTGCTCGACCTCGGGACCGGGTCGTCGCAACTGTGTGGGTCCTGTCACGAGATGGGGGCCCGTGTTGACTCGTGGGCGCGATCCGCGCACAACACCGTACGGTGCGTGGAGTGCCACCAGCCGGTTCGAGAGTGGTATGCCTCGCCGCTGCGGGTCCTCGACCGGGGGCAGTTACTGGCACGAGATATCTCGGCACACCTGAAAGGTGGCTACCAGGACCCGGTGGACAGCAGCCGCTTCTCAACGACCCCGGTGCCTGACGAGATTTGTCTGCAGTGTCACGATCCTAAGCGCAAGGCCACCTCGGGGTATCGCATACTCATCGACCACGTCGAACACGCCGAGCGCAACGGGTCGTGTATCTCGTGTCATGTACGCACCGCCCACCCCATCGAAGAGCGCAGTACGGCGCTCTCCCTGATGTCCCAGTGCTACACGTGTCATGGGCAGCCGTCACAGCCTGAGGCATCCGGCGAGTGCGGCGTCTGTCATCCCTCGGGCTTTGAGTTGACTCCACAGTCCCACGAGCCCGCCGCGTGGAAACGCGGACACGGTGAGGTCGCGCTGACCGACCCCCGCCAGTGCGAGATGTGCCATGAGAAATCGTTCTGCACCGATTGCCATGGCATGGAGATGCCGCACCCCGAGGGCTGGGCGCAGGGTCCCGGCGGCCATGCACAGGCCGCTGATCTCAGCCGCGACACGTGTGGACAGTGCCACGGAAACCGACCGGACATGTGCACGATGTGCCACCACGAGGGCTACCAGCCTACCCGGGGCAGTTGGGCCAAGCAGCACTACGTCGAGGTCCGGGATCGCGGCGCGCTGTACTGCGTGGACTGTCACTCGCCCACGTACTGTGTTCGCTGCCACGTCCGAGCGGCAACCGAACTCGGCACGGAACCGTAG
- a CDS encoding Rid family detoxifying hydrolase: protein MPRNTHVSPNGPAALGPYSHGAWAGDLLYLSGQTPIDPATSQLAPGGVTEQTAQVFANLKAVVTDAGLTMDDVIKVNVFLTDMADFAEMNAVYAERFTAPYPARSTVAVAGLPLGARVEIELVAKRA, encoded by the coding sequence ATGCCCCGAAACACGCACGTCAGCCCCAACGGACCCGCCGCCCTCGGACCCTACTCGCACGGCGCGTGGGCCGGCGACCTGCTGTACCTGTCCGGTCAGACGCCCATCGATCCGGCGACAAGCCAGCTCGCTCCCGGCGGCGTCACCGAGCAGACCGCGCAGGTCTTCGCCAACCTCAAGGCCGTGGTGACCGATGCGGGCCTGACGATGGATGATGTCATCAAGGTGAATGTCTTCCTCACCGACATGGCGGACTTCGCCGAGATGAATGCCGTGTACGCCGAGCGCTTCACCGCGCCGTACCCGGCGCGCTCGACGGTCGCCGTGGCCGGTCTGCCGCTGGGAGCGCGCGTCGAGATCGAGCTCGTGGCGAAGAGGGCCTGA
- a CDS encoding tryptophanase — MTFKTIIEPFRIKVVEQIKMTTPEQREEMIRAAGYNIFALRSEDVIIDLLTDSGTGAMSANQWGGVMRGDESYAGSPSYFHFYDSIHEVTGFEFVIPTHQGRAAERILFSVLCEEGDVVPNNSHFDTTRANVEFRGALALDLPCGELADMGSDEPFKGNMDVARLRAAFAQYGVDRIPLVMMTVTNNSGGGQPVSLSNLREVAAVCREFAKPLYLDACRIAENAKFIQMREPGYADKSVREIVLEMCALAEGCTMSAKKDAIVNMGGFLATRDSEVRRHAQSLLILTEGFPTYGGLSGRDLEALAIGMQEGVDEDYLHYRLTSTRYVGQHLRDAGVPLLWPPGGHAIYLDAKRFAPHLEPTQLPGVAVAVELYRLGGVRACEIGTLMFGRRDETTGEELAGPRELVRLAIPRRVYTQSHMDYVIEVVVKAFEGRASLPSYRIVEQPPFLRHFSAKLEPVT, encoded by the coding sequence ATGACCTTCAAGACGATCATCGAACCGTTTCGCATCAAAGTGGTCGAGCAGATCAAGATGACCACACCCGAGCAGCGAGAGGAGATGATCCGGGCCGCGGGCTACAACATCTTCGCGCTGCGCTCGGAAGATGTGATCATCGACCTGCTCACCGACTCCGGCACCGGCGCGATGAGCGCCAACCAGTGGGGCGGCGTCATGCGCGGCGACGAGTCCTATGCCGGCAGCCCCAGCTACTTCCACTTCTACGACTCCATCCATGAAGTGACCGGCTTTGAGTTCGTCATCCCTACCCACCAGGGGCGCGCCGCCGAGCGCATCCTGTTCTCCGTGCTGTGCGAAGAGGGCGATGTCGTCCCTAATAACAGCCACTTCGATACGACGCGCGCTAATGTCGAGTTCCGTGGCGCGCTCGCACTCGACCTGCCCTGCGGCGAGCTGGCGGACATGGGCTCCGATGAGCCGTTCAAGGGCAACATGGATGTCGCGCGGCTACGTGCGGCGTTCGCCCAGTACGGCGTCGACCGCATCCCTCTTGTGATGATGACCGTCACCAACAACTCGGGTGGCGGCCAGCCGGTGTCGCTTTCGAACCTGCGCGAGGTCGCTGCAGTCTGTCGCGAGTTCGCGAAGCCTCTCTACCTGGACGCCTGCCGGATCGCAGAGAACGCGAAGTTCATCCAGATGCGCGAGCCGGGATATGCGGACAAGTCTGTGCGAGAGATTGTGCTGGAGATGTGCGCGCTCGCCGAGGGTTGCACGATGAGCGCGAAGAAGGACGCCATCGTCAACATGGGCGGGTTCCTCGCCACGCGCGACTCCGAGGTCCGGCGCCACGCTCAATCGCTGCTCATCCTGACGGAGGGCTTCCCCACCTACGGTGGCTTGTCCGGGCGCGATCTTGAGGCGCTTGCGATCGGCATGCAGGAGGGCGTCGACGAGGACTACCTGCACTACCGCCTGACCTCGACCCGCTACGTAGGCCAGCACCTGCGCGACGCAGGCGTGCCGCTGCTGTGGCCGCCGGGCGGCCACGCCATCTACCTGGATGCGAAGCGCTTCGCTCCGCACCTCGAGCCGACGCAGCTTCCCGGTGTCGCGGTGGCCGTGGAGCTCTACCGATTGGGAGGCGTGCGCGCCTGCGAGATCGGCACCCTCATGTTCGGTCGGCGCGATGAGACCACCGGCGAGGAGCTGGCCGGTCCGCGCGAGCTGGTTCGTCTGGCGATTCCGCGGCGTGTCTACACACAAAGCCACATGGACTACGTGATCGAAGTGGTCGTCAAGGCGTTTGAGGGGCGCGCATCGCTACCCTCCTACCGCATCGTCGAACAGCCGCCGTTCTTGCGGCATTTCTCTGCCAAACTCGAGCCGGTGACCTGA
- a CDS encoding cache domain-containing protein, with protein MSIKLKVAAIVIGLFVLAGAAVLWTTQSLYLTAIDRASATSVATAQSAFAALEQQDAEKLAAANDVLRSRTDLRDAFVAGDREKLFTLAEPIFNQLRENYAMTHLYFELPAPESKIFLRVHAPDKFDDVNARDTYKSSVESGTYGIGKDLGKTAFALRAVHPWADESGKVVGYVETGQEIEEFLDIMSEQSGDQYTLLLSKDRLDAAEWATMRENRGDANDWDRYEALVAAHSTGDAPREAVVDTLDIGGLSDVGDVVTGIEGGADIVTGAFPVKNTMGERVGAVVVAHDISALQSQLAAARTQTMLILSAVGVILVLVIVLMLNGLVFNRLDGMIEHMRDASVRLAGGDFDISMPASESNDEIGRFERFFATFIEAVSATLKQLSK; from the coding sequence ATGTCAATCAAGCTCAAAGTCGCCGCGATCGTGATCGGCTTGTTTGTCCTGGCCGGGGCGGCGGTGCTCTGGACGACGCAAAGCCTCTATCTGACGGCGATCGACCGCGCTTCAGCCACGTCGGTCGCTACGGCCCAAAGTGCTTTCGCAGCGCTTGAGCAACAGGACGCCGAGAAGCTCGCTGCCGCAAACGATGTTCTGCGCTCTCGCACTGACCTGCGCGACGCGTTCGTCGCGGGTGATCGCGAGAAGCTATTCACTCTCGCTGAGCCGATCTTCAACCAGCTTCGCGAGAACTACGCGATGACCCATCTGTACTTCGAGTTGCCGGCCCCTGAGTCGAAGATCTTCCTGCGGGTCCACGCGCCCGATAAGTTCGACGACGTCAACGCCCGTGACACGTACAAGTCGTCCGTCGAGTCCGGGACCTACGGCATCGGCAAGGACCTGGGGAAGACCGCCTTCGCTCTGAGGGCCGTGCACCCCTGGGCCGACGAGTCCGGCAAGGTAGTCGGCTACGTTGAGACCGGGCAGGAGATAGAGGAGTTCCTCGACATCATGTCCGAGCAGTCCGGCGATCAGTACACGCTCCTGCTTTCGAAGGACAGGCTGGATGCCGCCGAGTGGGCGACGATGCGGGAGAACCGAGGGGATGCGAACGACTGGGATCGGTACGAGGCGCTGGTTGCCGCGCACTCAACGGGCGACGCGCCACGCGAGGCTGTCGTCGACACTCTGGACATCGGCGGGCTGAGCGATGTCGGCGACGTGGTGACCGGTATCGAGGGTGGAGCCGACATCGTCACGGGTGCTTTCCCCGTGAAGAACACCATGGGCGAGCGGGTCGGCGCCGTTGTCGTCGCGCATGACATCAGCGCCCTGCAGAGCCAGCTGGCAGCCGCGCGTACCCAGACCATGCTCATCCTGTCGGCCGTCGGCGTCATCCTCGTCCTGGTCATCGTCCTGATGCTCAACGGACTGGTCTTCAATCGCCTGGACGGGATGATCGAGCACATGCGGGACGCCTCAGTGCGCCTTGCCGGTGGGGACTTCGACATCTCGATGCCGGCTTCAGAGAGCAACGACGAGATCGGTCGGTTCGAGCGGTTCTTCGCGACGTTCATCGAGGCGGTTTCGGCCACCCTGAAGCAGCTGTCGAAGTAG
- a CDS encoding DUF2202 domain-containing protein gives MKLRSKKVISALAVMSLAGALALPSVALARYDTAPRAALATVPATTPVVADAQLAADLSFMREEEKLAHDVYTALYEKWGARVFTNIAASEQRHTDTIALLLERYGVDDPSEGKGIGEFSDPELQKLHDDLVARGSVSLTEALKVGKLIEEVDIADLDERIARTTQADVLAVYKNLRAGSVNHLRAFNAQLSGTTGGAARGRRVR, from the coding sequence ATGAAGCTCCGCTCGAAGAAGGTCATCAGCGCACTCGCCGTCATGTCGCTCGCAGGCGCCTTGGCGCTGCCATCGGTCGCACTCGCCCGCTACGACACGGCGCCCCGCGCCGCCCTCGCGACGGTGCCGGCCACGACGCCCGTAGTCGCCGACGCCCAACTGGCTGCTGACCTCTCGTTCATGCGCGAGGAGGAGAAGCTCGCCCACGATGTCTACACTGCGCTGTACGAGAAGTGGGGTGCTCGCGTGTTCACGAACATCGCGGCGAGCGAACAGCGTCATACCGACACGATCGCTCTTCTGCTTGAGCGCTACGGCGTCGACGACCCCAGTGAAGGCAAGGGGATAGGCGAGTTCAGCGACCCCGAGCTCCAGAAGCTGCACGATGACCTCGTCGCGCGCGGGTCGGTCTCGCTCACCGAGGCGCTCAAGGTCGGCAAGCTCATCGAGGAAGTCGACATCGCCGACCTCGACGAGCGTATCGCTCGCACGACGCAAGCCGACGTACTCGCCGTCTACAAGAACCTGCGCGCCGGGTCAGTGAACCATCTGCGCGCCTTCAACGCCCAGCTCTCCGGCACGACCGGTGGAGCGGCGCGCGGACGTCGCGTGCGCTAA